The genome window GAGCGAACACGTTTTTCCGACTGCGTTTCGGAGTCGGAAAACCCGCCCACTCATCGGAAGTTCCGGATTATGTACTCTCCAATTTTCGGCCCGAAGAAAAAGAAAAAATACCCGAACTGGTAAAGGCTTCTTTGCAAAAAATCTCCGATTGGATCCGAGAAAGGAAAAACGGATTTCAGAAACTCTCCGATAAATAAAAAGACGGAACGCGCCCGTTTCTCGCAAGGAAACGATGAACGTCCGCTTTATTCGAAGAATTTTTATTTTGCAGAGAGAATCAGATTTTCCCGGCGGACTAAAATTCTTTTTTAAGAAATTATCCTGTGGAGCATTCAAATTGGGCGATTATCCTTTCCGACTTCCTACGTTCGCATCCGCGTCCCAAAATCAGGCGGCTGAAAAATTCATCACGTATTTACGGATCGAAAAGAATTATTCGCAAAACACTCTGAACGCATACGGAATCGATTTGAAATTCTTCTTCGACTTTTGCGAAAAGGAACAACTCGATATTCTTCAAATCGAACCCGTGGACATACGATCGTATTTCGCATATCTCGCCAAACAACACGGACTCGATCGAAGATCACAAAGCAGAAAACTTTCCTCGCTGAGAACGTTTTATAAGGTTCTTCTCCGCGAGGATTTGGTCGCTTCCAATCCCGCGATGCAGATCAGCTTTCCGAAAGTCAGAAGAGAAATTCCCAAAAATTTCAGAATCAACGAAACCGAAGAAATCTTAGAATTCGAAGCGGAACGAACCTCCGAAATTTTGGACATCCGCGACAAGGCCATGATCGAAGTCTTATATTCTTCCGGTCTTCGGGTGTTCGAGTTGGTCAACGCGAAACTTTCCGCTCTTTCCAAGGATCTAACGATTCTCAAAGTTCTCGGAAAGGGTCAAAAAGAACGATTCGTATACTTTGGAAAAGAGGCGGTCGATTCTCTGCGGAAATATCTGGATTATCGAAACGGCTTTTTCCCCGATGCGGAGGAAATTTTTCTGAATCAAAAAGGAAAGAAACTGACGACTCGGGGCGTACGTTATATTTTGAATGAAAGAAGAAAGAAAATGGGTTGGGAAAAAACGATCACGCCCCATAAATTCAGACATACCTTTGCGACCGATCTTCTCGACGCGGGAGCGGATATCAGAGCGGTGCAGGAATTGCTCGGACATTCTTCGCTTTCCACCACGCAGATTTATCTCAGCGTGAGTAAGGAAAAAATCAAAGAGGTTTATAGAAAGGCCCATCCACATGCCAGAAAATAAAATTCGTTCCACCACGATTCTCTGCGTACGCAAAAACGGAAAAGTAGCCATCGGCGGAGACGGTCAGGTTTCCATGGGAAATACCGTCATGAAAAACACCGCGAAAAAAATCAGAAGATTGTACGACGGGAAAATTCTTTCCGGTTTTGCGGGATCGGCCGCGGACGCGTTCACGCTCTTCGAACTTTTTGAAAAGAAGGTTCAGGAATTCGGCGGAAGTCTTTCCAGAAGCGCCGTGGAGCTCGCAAGAGAATGGAGAACGGATCGAATGCTTCGCAGACTCGAAGCTTTGTTGATCGTAGCCGACAAGGAAGAATCCTTTTTGATATCGGGAACGGGGGACGTGATTTCGCCAGACGAAGGGGTGATCGCGATCGGCTCCGGCGGAAACTACGCGTTAGCCGCCGCTCGCGCGCTTTACGATCACACGGATCTTTCTCCGAGGGAAATCGTGGAATCTTCGATGAAAATCGCCGCGGACATCTGCATCTATACCAACGATCATATTACGATAGAAGAAATTCTTTAAAAGAACCATCTATGACAGACCACGCAACAGACCAGGAACTCATATCATCGACCGAAGAGGAATTTACACCGAGACAAATCGTCTCCAAACTCGACGAACATATCATCGGTCAGAAAAATGCGAAGAAGGCGGTCGCGATCGCTCTTAGAAACAGAACCAGACGCAAAAAACTGGATCCGGAAATGAAAGAGGAAATTTATCCGAAAAACATCATCATGATCGGACCGACCGGCGTCGGTAAAACTGAAATCGCGAGAAGACTTTCCAAACTCTGCGGCGCTCCGTTTCTCAAAGTGGAAGCGACGAAATACACCGAGGTCGGTTACGTCGGAAGAGACGTCGAGTCGATGATCCGCGACCTCGCGGTCATCTCGATGAATCTCGTAAAACAGGAATTCAGAACCCGCGTGGAAGAAACGGCGAAACAAAAAGCGGAGGAAGCGCTTCTCGACATTCTCCTCCCGTTTCCCGGAGACAACAAACACGGCGGACAAGGAATGGGATTTGCCGCCTCATCGCCGTTAAGCGATGAAGAAGAAAGAAAAACTCATTTTCTCGAAACCAGAGAATTTATGAGAAAGAAATTAAAAAACGGAAAGCTGGACGATCAGGAAGTGGAACTCGATCTTCCGAATCCGACTATGAATCAGATTCCGATGTTGCAAGTATTCGGCGCGGGAAATTTGGACGATCTCGACAATCAGCTTCAAAACGTTTTGGGAGATATGCTTCCCAAAAAAAATAAAAAACGGAAACTCAAAATCCCCGAAGCCCTCAAAGCCCTGGAAGAATTCGAAGCGGAAAAACTTCTCGATCCCGATAAGGTCCAAAGGGAAGCGCTTCGACGCGTGGAAGAGATGGGAATCATCTTTCTGGACGAGATCGATAAGATCGCGGGAAGAGAGGGAAAGAGCGGAGCCGACGTTTCGCGGGAAGGAGTTCAAAGAGATCTGCTTCCCATCGTGGAAGGAGCTACCGTAAACACGAAGATCGGCCCGGTCAAAACCGATCATATTCTTTTCATCGCTGCCGGTGCGTTTCACATGACGAAACCTTCCGATCTCATTCCCGAGTTGCAGGGAAGATTTCCGATCCGAGTCGAACTCGAAAAACTGTCCCGCGAAGACTTTGAAAAAATTCTGACCGCGCCGCGTTCTTCCCTAACGAGACAATACGAAGCCCTTTTGTCGACGGATGGAATTCAATTGGAATTCGCGACGGATGGAATCCAAGAGATCGCAAGAATCGCCTACGATATGAACGAGAAACACGAGAATATCGGAGCGAGAAGACTCAATACCATCCTAGAACGACTTCTGGAAGAAGTGAGCTTTGAAGGGCCGGATCTTCCCGAAGCTCAAAGAAAGGTAAAAATCGACGGGAAATACGTGACCGATCGTTTGCAGGGAGTGATCCAGAACAAGGATCTCAGTCAGTATATTCTATAAGAGGGAGTTCCTACAGATTACGTCCCATCGGACCGTTTGGACCGTTCTTCGTAGTCCGATCCTCGTATGAGTTCCCACAATTTCGGTTTTAGTACGACTGAAATCAAGCGCATTCTATTTGACCTTTTCTTGAAAAAAAAGCAAATAGGTCCATGCAATTTCCTTCATCCTTTTCAAACGTTACACTTTCATCGGTTTGGAAAAAGATTTCCAAACTTTGTATCCTCGTTTCCGTTCTTTTTGCGTTGAGCGGCTGCGAGTGGATTCAAACGGTTCTCGTAGAAGTTATCGGCGCTCCCGATAAATATAAAAGCGAAGGCGATCCGAATCTTCTTCAACCGAATTATTCCGGAAAAGACACGACAAAAGAAAAAATCGAAATTACTCTTACCGAAATTTCCGCGGGATTCAAACAACCCACGGACATTCAATTCCCTCCGGGAGAATCGCAAACTTTTTTAGTCACGGAACAGAAGGGGATTCTTCGTTGGGGAAAGGTTCGAAAGAATGAAACCGGAATATTATTAACTTTGAATGTACTTTCCGAAGCGGAACAGGGACTTCTCGGTTTGGCGTTCCATCCGAACTTTGCAAAGAACGGAAAAATTTATCTCAACTATGTGTTGAAGGTAAACGGAAAGGACACGAGCCGAGTCGGAGAATGGATCGTATCGGATCCGAAAGATATCTCGAATTCTAAAATCGCTTCCGAACGAATCATCATGGAAGTGCAACAGCCGTATCCAAACCACAACGCGGGACAACTCGCATTCGGACCCGACGGATATCTTTATATAGGATGGGGAGACGGAGGTTGGAAGGACGATCCGAAAAAGAACGGACAGAATCCGAAAACCTTTCTAGGAAGCATGCTTCGTGTGGATGTGAATGCGACGGAAAACGGAAAAGCGTATAAGATTCCTGCGGACAATCCTTTTATAAACGACTCTTGCTGTGCGCCCGAAACGTTCGCGTACGGTTTTCGAAATCCTTGGAGATACGGTTTCGATCCGCGGGGAAGATTGATTCTTGCCGACGTGGGACAAGATCTTTGGGAAGAAGTCGACATCGTCGAAAAAGGAAAAAACTACGGATGGAATGCCAAAGAAGCGACTCATTGCTTTGATCCGAAACAAAACTGCAAAGAGGAAGGTTTGACCGATCCGATCTACGAGTATGGAAGAGAAGAGGGGCAATCGATCACGGGCGGCTACGTTTATTCCAACGAGGCGATTTCGAATTTAAACGGGAAGTACGTCTTTGCCGATTTTGTTTCCGGACGAATATGGGCCTTGGACCTTCCGGACGTATCGGGACAACCCGCGAAAACAGTTTATACCCTCGGAAAATGGCCGGTTTTGATTTCTTCGTTTGGGAGAGACGCTGCGGGGAAAGTGTATTTAAGCGACTTTGGAAGCGGTAAGATCTACAGAATCGATCCATACCGAACGACCCGCAGGGAGTGAAGGTCGAATTCCTTTCATAAACGGACTCTCAGGATCGCCGAAAACGGTTCATCTCATTGTTAAGCGACATTCGATTGTCGCTTAACAAAATTCTATCCTTTCAGTTCGAAAATTTGGAAAAACTGAAGTCCGACCGAATGAAACGTTCCTAAGCTATAAAAATCATAAGGAGAATATCTAAAGCTAGAATTTTTTTCAAAAATCCATCTTCAAACCGGAAATCGGATACTTCATATAAACGGTGGTCGTTCTAGCTCCCGAAGTGATGGTCAAAAGATCCAAAGGATTCAAACCGATACTATAAAATCCTTCGTCGATCATCGCGATCCCGAAACCCGCACTTTCCTTTTCGTTCAAAAACTCGGGACGAAAAAAGTCCGCCGAATTTCCTTGATCGTAGAGTTCTTTGTGTTTGAGTCTGGATTCTTGGATTCTTTCGAAATCCAAATGATGGATCGGCGAATCGTTCCGAATCCGAAAACTCAATTCGTCCGGAGTAATACGAATCTTTAAGGAGATGTTCATGTTGTATTTCTTGATCTTTTCACGAACATCGGTGAGAAAAACCTTCTCGCTTTCCGTCAAAACTTTCTTCTTGGTGCGGATCTTATCTTCCAAGGAAAGAACGCTTTGCACCTGCTTCTTCACCTTATCGGGAACGATATAACGATGCATCGCATCCCGAAGTAGGGATGTTTCCATAATGATTTCCAAGAGTTCTTCCGCGTCTTCCCGGCTGGATTCGCCCTGTTCCAATTTCTTAAGAAGTTCGTCTCTGAAAATGATATGCCGAATATTCGCCTTAATCGCGTTGAGCAAGGCTTCCATAAGTCCGCTGAAGAGATGAAATCCGGCGAGGGGATTGGCTCCGATTTCATCTAAAATTCCGTTTACTAGTTCCGATAGAATGTCGCGGGTTGGTTTGGTAAGACCTTTGAGTTCGAGATGAAAGAATTTCTTCTTCTTTAATGCCTCGATATTTTTCAGAATCTCGTCGCCTTTGAGCGCTGTTTTCTGGTTTGCCATATATCCCCGCCGAGTTTTTTAGGTATCATTGATGCGCAAAGTCTTTTACGCAAGTTTGTTTTAAATCATGAAACCAAAATCCGGCATTTTTGAATTGATCACACCGGACCTTGGAGATACCGACAAGATCGAACTCGTACATTGGAATTCGAAGTTAGGCGACTCGGTGGAACCAGGTCAGGAAATTTTAGAGTTAGTAACCGACAAGGCTTGCTTCCCGATGGAGTCTCCCGTCAAAGGCAAACTAACGCAAATTATAAAAGAGAAAGGTTCTATCGTCCGCAAAGGGGAATTGCTGGGAATCTTGGAACTTTTCGAATCCGAATGAAAATCCTTCACTTATCAGATCTGCATTTTCCGACTCCCGTTCCTTTCTTCCAACTCAAAGGAAAGATGTTCGTAGGATACTTGAACTACAATTTGAGAAGAAAGAAAAAATATCCGAAACAAGTTTGGGATTCGATTCTTCGGTTTATCGAAACCGAAAATCCGGACGCGATTGTTGTGTCGGGAGACATTACGAACGTATCTCACGAACTCGAATTTAAAGAAGCGGGAAAATTGTTAAGCGAACTTCCTCGCGAAAAAGTTTTTTATATTCCGGGAAATCACGACCGCTACGTAAAACAGTCCGTAGGCGAAAATGCACTCTACGAAAAATATTATTCCGACCTTTCGGGAGAATCGATTTCGCATAACGCGCATTATATTCGTATTAAAAAAATAAGCGGACTTCATTTTGTCGGTTGGGATTCGAGCATTCCTCTTTCCATTTTAGGAGCTTATGGAAGGATACAACCGGAGATCGTTTCGCAAACGAATCGGATTCTTACCGAAAAAAAGATCGAAGACTACATTCTTGTTTGTCATCATCCGATTTGGAATCCGGCCGATCGTCAGGAAACTGAACATCATAAATTGCTAAACCGCGATGAAATCGCCTCTCTCTTAAAGGAAAAACCTCCTCTCGCGTATCTGCATGGACACGTTCATACGAACTGGGTGAAACTCCCCGGAGAATCTCTGCCGTATTACGTGGTCAATTCTGCGTCCAGCACGAGACTTCCCGATCGTCGACACGAAAGCGGATTCCATGTTTTGGAAGTCGAAAAACGGAACGTCAAAATTCAAAGATATACTTACAATTCAGAACAGTCTAAATTTACGAAAGCCCCGCTGGTTTCGTATTCAGAAAAGGAATAGAATGGCAACAATCGAAGCAGTTAAGATCCAACGCGAACTTACGAAGATCAAACATCCCGAACTCAAAAAAGACATCGTGTCCTTAGGCATGGTGGGTTCTCTCGACATTCAAGAAGGAGAAACGAGTATTCTTCTCAAAACTCCGAGCCAAGACAGAAGAATTCAAATCGGACTGGAGGCCCAGATTCGTCAGACTCTCACCAAACTCGAAGGAGTGGGCAAGGTAAAGATCAAGTTCGAAGTCGATCCCAAACTCGTTCTCGACGATTCCAACAAAATCCCCGGTGTGAAGAACGTCATCGCGATCGGCTCCGGAAAAGGGGGAGTCGGTAAATCCACCGTCACAGTGAACCTCGCGGCGATGGCCGCATCACTCGGATATAAAGTGGGAATCCTGGACGCCGATATCTACGGTCCTTCGGTCGGTAAAATGTTCGGGGTCAACGGAAGAGTGGCTCTGAAAGCGGAGGAAGATAAAATCTATCCTTTGGAAAAAGACGGACTCAAACTCATTTCCTTTTCCTTCTTGATCGATGAAAAACAACCCGTCGTCTGGAGAGGGCCGATGCTCGGAAAGGCCGTCGAACAGTTCTTATACGATATCGTCTGGGACGATTTGGATTATCTTTTTATCGATCTTCCTCCCGGAACCGGCGACGTTCAACTTTCTCTCGCGCAATTGATCGATCTAAACGGAGCCGTGATCGTAACCACTCCTCAGTCGGTCGCATTATTGGATGCGAACCGCGCGTCTGCCATGTTCGCCCAAGTAAAGGTTCCGATACTCGGAATTGTCGAGAACATGAGCGAGTTCATTTGTCCCAAGTGCGGACACGCTTCTGCCATATTTAGCAAAGGCGGAGGGCAGAAGTTAGCCGAATCATCCGATGCCAGCTTTCTTGGTGGCATTCCTTTAACAATGGACATCATGAATGCGGGAGAAGACGGGAAACCGGCCGTACTCAAAGATAAAAACGGTCCCGTATATCAAGCCTACAAAAGTATATTCGATAGTCTAAATGAAGAAATAAAAAAGTGGGAATAATAGGCGCTTTGGAGTCTGTTGTACATAGAGATGGGAGGTGAACCTTGAAGTTTGAAAAGGGATCCGAAAAAAACCCTACGGGCAATTTGATCGTATATTGCAACGTCTTTGGTGAAAACCCTCTCAGCCCCGGAGGGAAGATCATCGCGTCTAACGTAGTGGTCAGCTTTCTAAAAATAGGAGAGAACTTTCCCGTCGTAACATTTCCTCCCGTGTCGTTGGAAAGTTACGAGGAATTGAAGAAGGTAATCTCCGAAAACATCGAGAAGTACGACGTGATCAAAATCCGTGACTTCGAGATGCCCGCATCCAAAGAAGCCTCTAACGATTACATTCAGGAAAGAATGGATCAGTTCAACAGCGTAGTCATCAAGTACGTCGAGATCTGCAAAAATAGAGAGGTAGGCGGAGGCCAAGTCAGTTTTCCGGAGGAAGAAAGCGGGGTCAGAGAATATCTAGACGCTCTCGCCAATCTTTCCCTAAAAATCAGAAGATCGACCGGAATCGCGAGAGAAGCTTCTCTGATCAAAATGGATCAGCTCGTGGAAAATTTTTCCGTAAAACACCCCGAGTTCGATTTGGATAATTTCAAAAAGGCTCTTTTTTTGCCGGGACAAACGGGAGAAGAATTGATCGGATTGTATCTTCAGAAGTTCAACGCGATTTCCAAAGAAAACTACGAAGACGCATCCACTCTCAAAAAGAAGATTCATGACATCGAGTATTTCGCTTAACAAAAGACAATTTTCCTGAAACGATAAAAACGTTCCGTTGATCGCTGCGAATCCGATATTCCCCGTGTACAATCGATTTGTTTCTCATTCTTCGTTCGTTTTTGAAGGCGCCCATCTTGGGTACAGATCCAATTCCATTCCCAACAAACGAAACACCCGTTCCGCGATAAAATCCCCCAAGTCTTCAAGCGATTTCGGCATCTGATAAAATCCGGGAGATGCGGGTAAGATCGTTCCGCCCGCGTCGTGAAGCTCCAGCATATTCTTGAGATGAATCCGATTATAAGGGGCTTCTCTCGGAACAAGCACGAGCGTTCTTCTTTCTTTCAGCGTTACGTCTGCCGCTCTTTCGATGAGATTTTCCGTCAAACCCGCGTTAATCGAGGCGATCGTTTTCATTGAACAGGGAAGAATCGTCATCGCCTTCCAAGGATTGGAACCGGAAGCGATATCCGCTCCGATATCGGAAAAATTACGGATCTCGAATTTCTGGGAAGAAGTCTGCAGTTTGTATTTGGAAGCGATAAAGTCCAAAATTTCCTTCGGAGAAGAAACCTTACATTCCATCTCCTCCCGAAACACGCGAAGAGAAGCCGGACTGCAGATAAAAAAAGTGGTACCTTCGATCGTAAACAATGCCTTGATAAACCGTTCCGCATAAATCGAACCGCTGGCGCCGGCCATTCCCAATACGAGTTTCATAGTTTGTTCCAATCCATTCAAATATTATACTATACTTTTTAATCGCGATCCGACTGTTTAAAGTCGACGATTCACGCGACATCACAGCTTCTTCAAAACCGCTCGATCATTCTTTTTTTCCGACCTTTCGGAAAATCTTTTTCGCGATCAACCGAGAATCACCAAATAAAAGAAACGGTCGATCAAAAGTCCCGCGAATAAAATCAGGGAAATATAGGAATGAATCTGATAAAACTTCGGAGGAAAAAAATTCTCCCCCGCGGCTCTTGCGATCTTATGTTCTTGAAAGAGAAGATACGCAGTAATCCCGAGAAAAACCAAAAACACCGGACCTAATCCGGAAACGATTCCGGCGGCGAATAAAAAACCGACACAAATCACGTGACTCGCAATCGCGATCCAAAGAGAATTTCTTCTTCCGAATTTTGCGGGAACCGAGTATAAACCTTCCTTTTGATCGAACTCCCGATCCTGAAGCGCATACAAAATATCAAAGCCCGCAAGATTGAACGCAAGACCGATCGTCCAGAGAAGCGGTTCCCAAACGATTTCTTCCCGAATCGCAACCCAAGTAGCGAGAGGTGCGAGACCGATCGAAAACCCCAAAATAAAATGACAAAGCCAAGTGAACCGCTTTGCAAGAGAATATCCCAAAAGAATCATCAGAGTCGGAAAGGAAAGCCACCAAGCCATCGGATTGATGAACCAACACACAACGATAAATCCGAGAGAGGAAAGAACGACGAAGAGAATCGCGGAACGTTTGGAAATTTTTCCGGCGGGAATTTCGCGATCCTGGGTGCGTTTGTTTTTTGCGTCGATATCCGTATCTACGATGCGATTAAAACCCATCGCGGCCGAACGGGCCAAGACCATCGAAATCAGAATGAGTACGGAAAGAATCACCCATTCCAAAACGGATTTTCCGTATGTTTTTAAAAACGCGAGTAGGAAAGCGATTCCGGCAAAGGGAAGAGCGAACAGTGTATGCGAAAACTTGATGAGACTTCCGTATTGCTTCAAGGAGGATAAGGTTGTATTCATGTGCGACGAGACTTTCAAATTCCAAAATTCTTTTCCTACATAAAATCCTGCGGAAAGTTTAAAAAGCGATGATTTTTTCTCCGCGTCTTCAAGGATACGCTTATGACCGCAGCTTTGACCCGGACTTCCTCATCCACGGAAGCCATTCGTACTTTTTTACAAAAAATCATCCAAGAACCCGAACAACATTCCCGCTGGCTCAACACGATTTCCTTTTTGGAGCACATGGGCTCCCGAAAAATTTTCGCAACACAAAGCGGAATCGGAATGGGCGAAATGATCCTTAGACACGCTTCGGAAGAGGCAAGGCACGCGCACTTTTTCAAACGAATGAGCGAACGAGTTTCCCCGGGTGCCTGCCCCGACTATCAAACGGAAAATCTTCACTGCGGTTTCCCCGCATTTTTATACTTTCAAAGGCTGGACGGAATGGTTTTGAAAAACCTAAACGCGGCCGGAATCCGGGGAAAAAAGCAGTCGTTTCTTTCCTATCTTTACGTTACCCATCTCATCGAAGAACGCGCCGATTTTCTCTATCAGGAATACGATCGGATCTTGGAAGAAAACGGAATTCCAGTCAGTTTAAAAGCCATTCTCAAAGAAGAAGAATCCCATCTCGCCGAAATGAAATCCGCCTTAACCGCGGAAGATCCGGAATACAAAACGCGTTATGCGGTCTTTCAAGAAAAAGAAGAAAAGAATTATAGGAAGTTCGAAAAATCCCTTTTAAAGTCCGTAGGGCTCGCCTAAGATCGAAATGTTCCGGACGAATCTCAAAAAAGCGTTTCTTCTTGTTTCCATTTTCTGCATATTCTATGATCGGAATGTATTTTCGGAAACGGGCGGATTACAGGATCGTCCGGTCAGCGTCGTTCTCGTCTGCGAACCTTCCGCAAAAGCGGACAAACCCCGATATTACAAATCAGCTTCCTTATTCTTCAAACGGCTGAAAAACAAACGTCTGCAAGAAAACGGAACGGCGTTTTTCGTAGGCTATGGATCGTTCGCTTCCGAAGCTCC of Leptospira sanjuanensis contains these proteins:
- a CDS encoding metallophosphoesterase family protein; protein product: MKILHLSDLHFPTPVPFFQLKGKMFVGYLNYNLRRKKKYPKQVWDSILRFIETENPDAIVVSGDITNVSHELEFKEAGKLLSELPREKVFYIPGNHDRYVKQSVGENALYEKYYSDLSGESISHNAHYIRIKKISGLHFVGWDSSIPLSILGAYGRIQPEIVSQTNRILTEKKIEDYILVCHHPIWNPADRQETEHHKLLNRDEIASLLKEKPPLAYLHGHVHTNWVKLPGESLPYYVVNSASSTRLPDRRHESGFHVLEVEKRNVKIQRYTYNSEQSKFTKAPLVSYSEKE
- a CDS encoding Mrp/NBP35 family ATP-binding protein, which translates into the protein MATIEAVKIQRELTKIKHPELKKDIVSLGMVGSLDIQEGETSILLKTPSQDRRIQIGLEAQIRQTLTKLEGVGKVKIKFEVDPKLVLDDSNKIPGVKNVIAIGSGKGGVGKSTVTVNLAAMAASLGYKVGILDADIYGPSVGKMFGVNGRVALKAEEDKIYPLEKDGLKLISFSFLIDEKQPVVWRGPMLGKAVEQFLYDIVWDDLDYLFIDLPPGTGDVQLSLAQLIDLNGAVIVTTPQSVALLDANRASAMFAQVKVPILGIVENMSEFICPKCGHASAIFSKGGGQKLAESSDASFLGGIPLTMDIMNAGEDGKPAVLKDKNGPVYQAYKSIFDSLNEEIKKWE
- a CDS encoding UbiX family flavin prenyltransferase; the protein is MKLVLGMAGASGSIYAERFIKALFTIEGTTFFICSPASLRVFREEMECKVSSPKEILDFIASKYKLQTSSQKFEIRNFSDIGADIASGSNPWKAMTILPCSMKTIASINAGLTENLIERAADVTLKERRTLVLVPREAPYNRIHLKNMLELHDAGGTILPASPGFYQMPKSLEDLGDFIAERVFRLLGMELDLYPRWAPSKTNEE
- a CDS encoding 4-hydroxybenzoate octaprenyltransferase, producing MNTTLSSLKQYGSLIKFSHTLFALPFAGIAFLLAFLKTYGKSVLEWVILSVLILISMVLARSAAMGFNRIVDTDIDAKNKRTQDREIPAGKISKRSAILFVVLSSLGFIVVCWFINPMAWWLSFPTLMILLGYSLAKRFTWLCHFILGFSIGLAPLATWVAIREEIVWEPLLWTIGLAFNLAGFDILYALQDREFDQKEGLYSVPAKFGRRNSLWIAIASHVICVGFLFAAGIVSGLGPVFLVFLGITAYLLFQEHKIARAAGENFFPPKFYQIHSYISLILFAGLLIDRFFYLVILG
- the xerC gene encoding tyrosine recombinase XerC is translated as MGDYPFRLPTFASASQNQAAEKFITYLRIEKNYSQNTLNAYGIDLKFFFDFCEKEQLDILQIEPVDIRSYFAYLAKQHGLDRRSQSRKLSSLRTFYKVLLREDLVASNPAMQISFPKVRREIPKNFRINETEEILEFEAERTSEILDIRDKAMIEVLYSSGLRVFELVNAKLSALSKDLTILKVLGKGQKERFVYFGKEAVDSLRKYLDYRNGFFPDAEEIFLNQKGKKLTTRGVRYILNERRKKMGWEKTITPHKFRHTFATDLLDAGADIRAVQELLGHSSLSTTQIYLSVSKEKIKEVYRKAHPHARK
- a CDS encoding PQQ-dependent sugar dehydrogenase, whose translation is MQFPSSFSNVTLSSVWKKISKLCILVSVLFALSGCEWIQTVLVEVIGAPDKYKSEGDPNLLQPNYSGKDTTKEKIEITLTEISAGFKQPTDIQFPPGESQTFLVTEQKGILRWGKVRKNETGILLTLNVLSEAEQGLLGLAFHPNFAKNGKIYLNYVLKVNGKDTSRVGEWIVSDPKDISNSKIASERIIMEVQQPYPNHNAGQLAFGPDGYLYIGWGDGGWKDDPKKNGQNPKTFLGSMLRVDVNATENGKAYKIPADNPFINDSCCAPETFAYGFRNPWRYGFDPRGRLILADVGQDLWEEVDIVEKGKNYGWNAKEATHCFDPKQNCKEEGLTDPIYEYGREEGQSITGGYVYSNEAISNLNGKYVFADFVSGRIWALDLPDVSGQPAKTVYTLGKWPVLISSFGRDAAGKVYLSDFGSGKIYRIDPYRTTRRE
- the hslU gene encoding ATP-dependent protease ATPase subunit HslU → MTDHATDQELISSTEEEFTPRQIVSKLDEHIIGQKNAKKAVAIALRNRTRRKKLDPEMKEEIYPKNIIMIGPTGVGKTEIARRLSKLCGAPFLKVEATKYTEVGYVGRDVESMIRDLAVISMNLVKQEFRTRVEETAKQKAEEALLDILLPFPGDNKHGGQGMGFAASSPLSDEEERKTHFLETREFMRKKLKNGKLDDQEVELDLPNPTMNQIPMLQVFGAGNLDDLDNQLQNVLGDMLPKKNKKRKLKIPEALKALEEFEAEKLLDPDKVQREALRRVEEMGIIFLDEIDKIAGREGKSGADVSREGVQRDLLPIVEGATVNTKIGPVKTDHILFIAAGAFHMTKPSDLIPELQGRFPIRVELEKLSREDFEKILTAPRSSLTRQYEALLSTDGIQLEFATDGIQEIARIAYDMNEKHENIGARRLNTILERLLEEVSFEGPDLPEAQRKVKIDGKYVTDRLQGVIQNKDLSQYIL
- the hslV gene encoding ATP-dependent protease subunit HslV is translated as MPENKIRSTTILCVRKNGKVAIGGDGQVSMGNTVMKNTAKKIRRLYDGKILSGFAGSAADAFTLFELFEKKVQEFGGSLSRSAVELAREWRTDRMLRRLEALLIVADKEESFLISGTGDVISPDEGVIAIGSGGNYALAAARALYDHTDLSPREIVESSMKIAADICIYTNDHITIEEIL
- a CDS encoding lipoyl domain-containing protein is translated as MKPKSGIFELITPDLGDTDKIELVHWNSKLGDSVEPGQEILELVTDKACFPMESPVKGKLTQIIKEKGSIVRKGELLGILELFESE